Below is a genomic region from Desulfovibrio intestinalis.
GCTCCGCCCTTAATAAGAATACCCCTGCGCGATGCCGCGCCTATACCGCCAAAGTAGCCAAGGGGTATGGAAATGAGCAGGGCGCACGGGCAGGAAATAACCAGAAGAACAAGGGCACGATAGAGCCATTGCGAAAAATCACCCAAACCTAAAAGCGGCGGAATTACAGCGACCAGCAGGGCGAGCCCCGTAACTGCCGGAGTATACCAGCGCGCCATGCGGGTAATGAAGCGTTCAGTCGGTGCCTTGCGGGCAACTGCTGTCTCTACCATTTCCAGAATGCGAGCAATGGATGATTCGGCAAAGGCCGCAGTAACTTCTATCCGCAGAGAACCATTAAGATTGATGGTTCCTGCGTGCACACGGCCGCCAGGCAAGAGCCGTTGCGGTACGGATTCTCCGGTAAGGGGCGATGTATCAACCTGTGAATCCCCTTCGAGCACTGTACCATCCAGCGGGATTTTTTCACCAGGACGCACCAAAATGAGACTGCCGGGTCCAAGGTCTTCAGGTTTGACATCTCGTGTACTGCCGTCGTCTGTGACCTGATGCGCTATGCTCGGCCGTGCAGCCAGAAGGGCTTTGACCGAACGCCGAGAACGACCGGCAGCCCGTTCCTGCACAAATTCACCAACACAATAAAACAGCATAACACCAACGGCTTCTGGAAGCTGCCCCAATGCAATCGCCGCAATGGTTGCTCCACCCATTAAGGTGAACTCATTGAAGAAATCTTTATTCAGAATACTGCGCAATCCCAGGCGAAGAACATCGTAACCGCAAAGAATGTAAGGCAGTGCGTAAAATATTGTTATGACCAGCCAGTTGGGAATGTGCTGGGCCATACGCTCGTCTGCAACCATACCAATAGCAAAAAGCACGGCAGAGATGCCCATTCTCATAAGCTCGCGCTTTTCATCTCCCAGGCCGTGCTCGTGATTATGGCAACCGCAGGAGCTGGAGCCGCAACCAGAGTCTTCTTCATTAAGAACAGAGGGGGCAGCGGTGGGCGACGCTTCGACGCAAGCGCAAGCTTGTCCATGCTCTTCTAATGGTGTCAGCTTGTCTGTGGC
It encodes:
- a CDS encoding heavy metal translocating P-type ATPase; the encoded protein is MSNCSTDHSKHQGQGCGCCATDKLTPLEEHGQACACVEASPTAAPSVLNEEDSGCGSSSCGCHNHEHGLGDEKRELMRMGISAVLFAIGMVADERMAQHIPNWLVITIFYALPYILCGYDVLRLGLRSILNKDFFNEFTLMGGATIAAIALGQLPEAVGVMLFYCVGEFVQERAAGRSRRSVKALLAARPSIAHQVTDDGSTRDVKPEDLGPGSLILVRPGEKIPLDGTVLEGDSQVDTSPLTGESVPQRLLPGGRVHAGTINLNGSLRIEVTAAFAESSIARILEMVETAVARKAPTERFITRMARWYTPAVTGLALLVAVIPPLLGLGDFSQWLYRALVLLVISCPCALLISIPLGYFGGIGAASRRGILIKGGAVLDSLRDIRVAALDKTGTLTEGVFEVNAVLPASGIAPNELLATAALAESRSNHPIARSVIRAALAADIVTDDAAITSMQEVPGKGVVVSIADTTLLAGNAALMESHGITPQVVTIPGSVVQVAQNGRLLGAIVVADRLKPQSPEAIEGLRHMGVSTIAMLTGDREEQARPVAQRLKLDILKADLLPEDKAGALEALGPVKHTLFVGDGINDAPVLATAGVGVAMGGLGAEAAIETADVVILDDNPARLPELLRIARRTRTIVWQNIIMALGIKGVFMGLGIVGLSGLWEAVFADVGVALMAVLNAARAGKIDTK